From the Oncorhynchus nerka isolate Pitt River linkage group LG28, Oner_Uvic_2.0, whole genome shotgun sequence genome, one window contains:
- the LOC115113297 gene encoding oocyte zinc finger protein XlCOF6-like, translating into MSRLKDQLATVMRLLVNAAVVEISKLLDECTSQNVYTESQRQCTGPGTELSATMKRLCKEAMQKIISLIDEDTASLRLQVSVCQRDNQVLKENLQVMDGDLRSTGGLGEVDAEDRKTQGKDLTKFVRLSEVNSGTSSETEEECAEWITLKEGTLQQDTQTGHTHEHTDGESRTEDGEDATIEHNLEEEITTPLSPAKAQDDQDLEPAVPTDISNDAKMAAPTVRQMRLRAVRRTQGQKSVKGDKCLSCVQCGKAFSKLSNLKAHQVVHTGERPFKCTHCGKGFTAKCSLKVHHVIVHKREKRFKCTYCGKIFGTQSQLKEHQVVFKGEKEKVLRCTLCAKAFPAKCSLKAHRIAVHRGEKRFKCSQCGKVFARQRDMIVHQGVHTGERPFKCTACGKSFTARRSLNVHVLTVHKGERPFSCDICGNRFSQRSGLKAHRRTHTGEKPYMCDQCGKGFSLKSALNTHHVVHTGEKAFSCEICGKCFSLAPNLRRHQQTHSGVKGFTCDICQKSFTQASHLKVHQRIHTGEKTFVCDVCGKSFNQKSSLMIHQKIHSGDKPYDCLECGKCYRSANYLKRHQVTHTEKKTHSCEECGKNFHTATNLKTHRRVHTGKKTFTCDICEQGYSSLSYYNAHRLIHTEGKPFSCTMCEKQFAKQRFLNLHLRTHTGERPHTCDLCGKSFSFAQNLVRHKRVHTGEKPFLCLLCGKTFSQANNLKAHRQVHTGEKPYNCSKCRKSFSCMRNLKEHKCIEVQEQIVEVTVGRLSQVL; encoded by the exons ATGTCACGTTTAAAGGATCAACTGGCCACCGTCATGAGGCTTTTAGTAAATGCAGCCGTGGTGGAAATAAGTAAATTGTTGGACGAGTGCACGAGTCAAAACGTTTACACCGAGTCACAGAGGCAGTGCACTGGCCCTGGGACTGAG CTGTCTGCCACCATGAAGAGATTGTGCAAAGAGGCCATGCAAAAAATCATTAGTCTCATAGATGAGGATACAGCTTCTCTGCGTCTGcaagtgtctgtgtgtcagagagataATCAGGTTCTGAAGGAGAATCTCCAGGTGATGGATGGGGACCTGAGGTCGACTGGAGGGCTTGGAGAGGTGGATGCAGAGGACAGGAAGACCCAAGGAAAAGACCTGACTAAATTTGTGCGCTTGTCTGAAGTCAACAGTGGCACG TCTTCAGAGACGGAGGAGGAATGTGCTGAATGGATCACGTTGAAGGAGGGTACCCTGCAACAGGACacccagacaggacacacacatgaGCACACAG ATGGAGAATCCAGGACAGAGGATGGGGAGGATGCTACTATTGAACACAACTTAGAGGAGGAGATTACTACACCACTCTCACCAGCAAAGGCCCAAGATGACCAAGACTTAGAGCCTGCTGTGCCCACAGACATATCCAATGATGCTAAGATGGCGGCTCCCACAGTACGTCAAATGAGACTGCGTGCAGTGAGACGCACCCAGGGCCAGAAATCTGTCAAAGGAGACAAATGTTTAAGCTGTGTACAGTGTGGGAAGGCTTTTAGTAAACTAAGTAACCTGAAAGCCCACCAGGTTGTCCACACAGGTGAGAGGCCATTTAAGTGTACGCATTGTGGGAAGGGCTTTACAGCAAAGTGCAGTCTCAAAGTACACCACGTTATAGTCCACAAAAGGGAGAAGCGATTCAAGTGCACATACTGCGGGAAGATATTTGGCACCCAGAGCCAGCTTAAAGAACACCAGGTGGTTttcaaaggagagaaagagaaagtattAAGATGTACTTTGTGTGCTAAGGCTTTCCCTGCCAAATGTAGCCTCAAAGCTCACAGAATagctgtacacagaggagagaagagattcAAGTGCTCTCAGTGTGGGAAAGTTTTTGCCAGGCAGAGAGATATGATCGTACACCAGGGTGTACACACAGGAGAAAGACCATTTAAGTGTACAGCGTGTGGGAAGTCTTTTACAGCTAGACGAAGTTTAAATGTACACGTGCTGACTGTACACAAAGGAGAGCGACCTTTCAGCTGTGACATATGTGGCAATAGATTCAGCCAGAGAAGTGGCCTCAAGGCTCACCGAAGGACCCACACCGGAGAGAAGCCCTACATGTGTGACCAATGCGGAAAAGGCTTCAGCCTGAAAAGTGCCCTTAATACCCACCACGTAGTTCACACTGGTGAGAAAGCATTTAGCTGTGAGATCTGTGGCAAATGTTTTAGTTTAGCGCCTAACCTCCGCAGACACCAGCAGACTCACTCTGGTGTTAAAGGGTTCACCTGTGACATATGCCAGAAGAGTTTCACTCAAGCTAGTCATCTCAAAGTCCACCAGCGCATTCACACAGGTGAGAAAACGTTTGTATGTGACGTATGTGGAAAGAGCTTCAACCAAAAGAGTTCGCTGATGATCCACCAGAAGATACACAGTGGGGACAAACCCTATGACTGCTTAGAGTGTGGAAAATGCTACCGGTCTGCAAACTATCTGAAAAGGCACCAggtgacacacacagagaaaaaaaCTCACTCTTGTGAAGAATGCGGAAAGAATTTCCACACCGCTACCAATCTCAAAACTCATCGTCGGGTCCACACAGGCAAGAAGACGTTTACCTGTGATATATGTGAACAAGGGTACAGTTCCCTGAGTTACTATAACGCTCACCGGCTCATTCACACTGAGGGGAAACCATTCAGCTGCACCATGTGTGAGAAGCAGTTCGCCAAACAGCGTTTCCTCAATCTTCACCTACGCACTCACACTGGAGAGAGGCCACATACCTGTGACctgtgtgggaagagcttcagttTTGCACAGAACCTTGTTCGCCACAAACGCGTGCACACTGGGGAGAAACCGTTTCTCTGCCTTTTGTGTGGGAAGACTTTCAGCCAAGCGAACAATCTCAAGGCTCACCGGCAAGTGCACACTGGGGAAAAACCATACAACTGCTCCAAATGCAGGAAGAGCTTCTCCTGTATGAGAAATCTGAAGGAACACAAGTGTATTGAAGTTCAAGAACAAATAGTGGAAGTGACTGTTGGGAGACTCTCACAAGTACTGTAA